ACTACAATGTTCTTTATCATGTTTGTCTTTTATTAGATATTTTGACCTTGTTTTGCAGATCTTTATAATCCATCTGGTACGGAAGTCCTAGACGTCCCTCCACCAATCGCCATCCTGGCCCCGCCCCCCATCGCCCCTGCCACGCCATCTCTAGATGAGCTCATCCAGCAGAGCCAATGGAACCTGCAGCAGCAAGAACAGCAGCTGCTCACTCTCAGACAGGTACGGGTCACCTTACCCCAGGGTCGTTGAGTCCTCTAGACCATAATTAGTTGAATCAGTTGTGTTAGTGCAGGGCTGGAGAAAATGCCTGCACACACTGGCCCTCCATGGTGCAGACTGACCAACGTTACCATATCTTATATTCTCTGGTCATAAAATGTATGAGACAGAGTACATGAAGTTTCAAAGCAAATACATTTGACAGCTGTTGTTTTTCCTAATGTCCAAAACTGGTTGTCGTTTGATTCCAGGAGCAAGTGACTGCAGCTATAGCTCTGGCCATGGAGCAGCAGACCCAGAAGCTGCTGGCGGAGACTCAGCAGGACATATCTGAATTTGACAACCTGCTGCAGCCCATCATTGACACCTGCACTAAAGACGCCATCTCGGTAGGTTCATGACACCAGGTTAACACAACATGAGCAGGAGAAGGGTCTGGTATGTTTAGTCAGTAGTATGTTTCTCTCTGGTTCCTCCCAGGCTGGTAAGAACTGGATGTTCAACAACGCCAAGGGCCCACTGCACTGTGAGCTGATGTGCTCACACCTCCGGAACCGCATCACAGCCGACACAGCTCACTTCGAACTCCGCCTACACCTCATCTATCTCACCAATGATGTCCTCCATCACTGGTAAAAGCATGGTGGAAATGAGGCTTTGTTTTTATCCTCATAATGCACTTTTTTCATTATGTGAGTGTCAATCTATGTGCATTTTAAACTGATAAAATACACCTGTTATAGATAATGTTAGTAATTATGTCATGCATTGTATTCATGGTTAATTACATGATACTTGTATTGTGTACCACCAGTCAGAGGAAGCAGCAGAGGGACCTGCTAGCAGCGCTACAGAAGGTGGTGGTGCCCATCTACTGCACCAGCTTCTTGGCTGTAGAGGAGGACAAGCAGCAGAAGATCACACGTGTCAGTGGGCTTCCTGTTCAATGTAGACATTGCGCCATATAGATGTTACCTGTGGTTGAATGACACCCTTTATTTTCCTGTTTCTCTCACAGCTTCTACAACTCTGGGAAAAGAATGGCTACTTCGACGGGGTGACGATCCAGCAGTTACAGAGTCCAGCTGTGGGCCTGGGCCAGTATCAGGTGAGGACTGAGGCTAGTGGCCTAGTAAAGTGAAATACTGCAAGTTGTCTGACAGTTAAAAGCCTTGGACTTAGAAGTcaaccacatacagtggggcaaaaaagtatttagtcagccaccaattgtgcaagatctcccacttaaaaagatgaggcctgtaattttcatcataggtacacttcaactatgacagacaaaatgagaaaaaaaatccagaaaatcacattgtaggatttttaatgaatttatttgcaaattatggtggaaaataagtatttggtcaataacaacaatttatctcaatactttgttatataccctttgttggcaatgacagaggtcaaatgttttctgtaagtcttcacacactgttgctggtattttggcccattcctccatgcagatctcctctagagcagtgatgttttggggctgttgctgggcaacacggactttcaactccctccaaagattctctatggggttgagatctggagactggctaggccactccagcaccttgaaatgcttcttacgaagccactccttcgttgcccgggcggtgtgtttgggatcattgtcatgctgaaagacccagccacgtttcacgtttcaatgcccttgctgatggaaggaggttttcgctcaaaatctcacgatacatggccccattcattctttcctttacacggatcagtcgtcctggtccctttgcagaaaaacagccccaaagcatgatgtttcacccccatgcttcacagtaggtatggtgttctttgtatGCAACTCAGGATTCTTTgttctccaaacacgacgagttgagtttttaccaaaaaatattatattttggtttcatctgaccatatgacattctcccaaactTCTTctagatcatccaaatgctctctagcaaacttcagacgggcctggactggcttaagcagggggacacgtctggcactgcaggatttgagtccctggcggcgtagtgtgttactgatagtaggctttgttactttggtcccagctctctgcaggtcattcactaggtccccctgtgtggttctgggatttttgcttacggttcttgtgataattttgaccccacggggtgagatcttgcgtggagccccagattgagggagattatcagtggtcttgtatgtcttccatttcctaataattgctcccacagttgatttcttcaaaccaagctgcttacctattgcagattcagtcttcccagcctggtgcaagtctacaattttgtttctggtgtcctttgacagctcttttgtcttggccatagtggagtttggagtgtgactgtttgaggttgtggacaggtcttttatactgataacaagttcaaacaggtgccattaatacaggtaacgagtggaggacagaggagcctcttaaagaagaagttacaggtctgtgagagccagaaatcttgcttgtttgtaggtgaccaaatacttattttccaccataatttgcaaataaattcattaaaaatcctacaatgtgattttctggattttttttctcattttgtctgtcatagttgaagtgtacctatgatgaaaattacaggcctcatctttttaagtgggagaacttgcacaattggtggctgactaaatactttttttgccccactgtatatgtatccTGCCCCATGCCGCACAAGAAGGTCCATCAAAATATTAAACATTTACAGCGTATTGGTTTAATTTTAATTATTTTATTCACTCCAGCCAGGATATTCACCCCTAGTGTTGTCTGCAGCACTAACAATGCCATCTTCctgctcatctcctctctctctcccaggcctCTCTGATCACAGAGTACGCTGCGGTGGTGCAGCCCATTCAGCTGGCCTTCCAGCAACAGATCCAGACCCTGAAGACGCAGCATGAGGAGTTTGTGGCCAACCTGGCGGTTCAGCAGCAGCAGGCTGCAGCAGCAGTGAGCCAGCTAGCTGCAGCAGAGCCTGACATTAAGGCAGTCACCACTCAGCCTggtgagagggtagagagagaagaacataCTTGTACacacatgcataaacacacattctcatgcatgcacacacacagtggtggtAAAAGTAAACATACCTTGATAGAAAATGAttcaaaagtgaaagtcacccagtaaaatactacttgcgtaaaagtatttggttttaaatatacttaagtatcaaaagtataaaatATTCCTTATGtcaagcaaaccagacagcacaattcttgtttttttaaaatatttatggTTAGCcatgggcacactccaacactcagacatcatttacaaatacaGCATTTGTCTTTGGTGAATCTGCCAAATCAGGGGCAGTGAGGAGgaccaaggatgttctcttgataagtgtgtgaattgggccATTTCCCTGTGCTTCTAAGCATTCAGAATGTAGTgcatacttttgggtgtcaaggaaaatgtatgtagtaaaaagtacattattttctttcggaatgtagtaaattaaaagttgtcaaaaaataatataaatagtaaagtacagatactcaaTAAAATTACTTaactaaaaatactttaaagtactacttaagtaattTACACCACTTCtctcacacaaaaacacaccagGCACTTCgttatcaaatcaattcaaatgtatttatatagcccttcgtacgtcagctgatatctcaaagtgctgtacagaaacccagcctaaaaccccaaacagcaagcaatgcaggtgtagaagcacggtggctaggaaaaactccctagaaaggccaaaacctaggaagaaacctagagaggaaccaggctatgtggggtggccagtcctcttctggctgtgccgggtggagattataacagaacatggccaagatgttcaaatgttcataaatgaccagcatggtcgaataataatgagTTATGTTGAGGGTATTGTTAGCAAAATCGCACCGTAGAGAAGTGGGTGAAATATTTGATTGACTTTTAGGCTGTTTCTTGTGTACACACAGACCCAAGCACTTCAGGATTTTGTTTACATGTTGATTATGGGTAGATTCTTCATCTGCCATATTTACCCTTTAACCAAATATCCTTCTGACTGTCTTGTGGTGTCAAAGGTATTTcattgtacttgtgcatgtgacaaaactTAACCACAGGAGAGGTGAAGTCGTCCATGTCTGGCCCTCCTGGTGATTATGACGGCGCCCAGTCCAGATCGGACCCCGGTGCCAACAGTGGCCACTCTGATAACGCCTCCTCTAAACCCTGGTTCGACCCACAACACATGTCTGGAGGTTGGAACCCCAATCAGCCAGTAAGCTGCTCTcctaatgtgtttgtgtgtagtgtgactTTTCCCTTATGTAAAACTATAAGGAATATTCTGTGTGGATATACTTACAGGTTTATTGTTGTCGTAGAGTTGAACGGAATGACTGATGTTCCTATCTATTGAATCAGTCCCATGATAACAAACTGTTGAGTTGATGAGTGAGTGGTGGTGAAGGTACAGTAACATGGAAGATGAGACTCCGTCGAAACACCAGTTTTATTTTTGTCCCCTCTCAGCCTCCGTTTGACCCCACCCAGGCTCCCCCACCGTGCCCCCCCTGGAACAGCCACGAGGGCATCTGGAACGAGCAGAGGGGGGACCCCAGCTGGAGCGGAGGCCCTCCAAGGGGGGAGGGGGGTCCCTGGAGCGGAGGGGGAGGACAGAATGAGCCCCCTCCCAACTGGAGCGGTCAGTACGACCAGCCCCCCTGGAGCAACCAGGGACCTGACCAGCCCCCCTGGGGCCAGAGAGAGCACCCCTTCCCCCGTATGCAGAGGCCCCCCCACTTCAGAGGGCCCTTCACGCCCCACCAGCCAGGTCCCCCTCCCTTTAACCAGCCGCCCCCGCCTCCCCACAACTTCGGCCGGTTCCCGCCGCGCTACATGCAGGATGACTTTCCACCCAGGCACCATTTTGAAAGGCCTCCCTACCCTACACACCGCTTTGACTACCCACAGGGAGACTTCCCTGGAGGTAAGAATCCAGAACAGGTCCCACCATGGGAGCTCAATATTCACTGTTTTTTCTATGACTATTGTATATGAGCACCTCTCTGGTTTAGTTCCCTGACCACCATCATGTAGCGATTTACATCAGTAACTGAAAGTACTGGCTGCAACATGTAATTTAACTGAGTATCTCCCCATGCCCCTGCGTGTTGACCAAGACATGGGCCCTCCGCACCACCACCCTAGCCAGAGGATCCCTCCTCCGGGTATGGGGGGAGGAGAGCACCCTCCCTGGGGGGGTAACCAGCACCCAGACTTTGGCCCCCCATCCCACGGCTTCAACGGCCAGTCCCCCCACATGAGACAGCGTCCGGCCCCGGCTCACGTCAACCAGGATGACCCCAGCCTGGTCCCCAACGTCCCCTACTTTGACCTGCCCGCTGGACTCATGGCCCCTCTAGTCAAAGTGAGTAGAAAGGGATGAAGATGTCTATTTCTTTTCACGGATACATTTTTTCCACAGCTCACTATGGAGATGCATATATTTCTTGACCACAGTGGTCTAAACAATTGTGTTCTCTACCTGTTTATGTGCATTAGCTGGAAGACTATGACTACAAAGCACTGGATCCTAAAGACATCCGTCTGCCTCCCCCAATGCCCCCCAGTGAACGCCTGCTAGCTGCTGTGGAGGCCTTCTACAGCCCCCCCTCCCATGACGGACCCAGGAACAGGTAAAACGTAAACATTTTCACTTTATGTGATCAATGCAATATGTGCTCTATTGATTGCAATGTGTTTGTCAGTGAGGGCTGGGAACAGAACGGCCTGTATGAGTTCTTCAGAGCCAAGATGAGAGCCAGGAGGCGAAAGGGCCAGGAGAAACACAACAGGTGAGACCGTCTGCCTGCTGACCAGCCttatgtctcacacacacacacacacgcacacacacgtgtatCTGTAGTATAAGGAGACTTTGGGTGTCTATTAACATAAAATAAATGTGCCTTTTGAAATCAGCAGGTAAATACAAATGCTTTGTAAGTCTGTATTTTTTCCCATCTGTGTCACAGGAGCCTGCTGATGGGAGGACTGCTCAAAATAATGGCTGGAGAATGGCGTGAATAGAATCAAACTCATCgaaaaccatgtgtttgtgtTCGATGCCATAGCAtttattccgttccagccattattattggcccgtcctccccaattaatgtGCCGCTGGCCGCTTGTGGTAAGTGTAAAAACTGTATGAGAGATGAGTGTGTTAACAAtgtggtttctctgtctctcccagtgcACACGGTAGTCGTTCACACAGCCGTTCTCATAGTCAGGGTCGCTCCTCGTCTGAATCCAGCTCAAGATCCTCCAAGTCCTCCCGCTCCTCCTCCCGGTCCCGATCTCGCTCCTACTCCCGATCTCGCTCCAGGTACGCACAGATAGGATTCTTCCTGATTTTTAACAGGAATTCTTGACCTCTGAAATTCAAATTATGTTAGATGATAGTTGATGTCTAATTGCACCACCAACATGACAGACCGTTAAGGAGACATTGATGCTTATGACTTTTTGTCTTTCACCTCCACAGGAGCATGAGCCGATCCAGGTCGTCCCGCAGTCGCTCTCGTTCTAGGTCTCGCTCCAGATCTCGCTCTCCTGACAAGAGACGGCAAGAGAGGCCTGCCCCAGCCTCTGACCCAGCCTCTGCCCCTGCCTCCCAGAAGTCCCGTAGCCCCTCTCCTCCGTAAGTCCCTCATCTCCGCATGCACTGTATTCTGCTGTCCACACAGTCTATTCCCTCTGACATATTGCTTGCATATCTGTGTATATAATAGGGCTAGGTTTTTTGGGAAGGTAGAGACCAAATAGTAACTGCGCCATTGAGATAATCGAGGCCGTCACTGTCACATTGAAAAGTTAAAGCAGAGCATTGAAGGCTGTAGATCAGGGTTCCTCAACCCTCTCCTCTGGGCCCCACccagacatttcacatttttgttttaaccCTAAACTGGCACACCTGATtcagtcaactaatcatcaagcctttGACTAATTGTTAAGggttaaaacaaaaatgtgaaacATCTGAGGGGGCCTGGGGAGAGTGTTGGGAACCCTGCTGTAGATTTAGTCTTTACTGAATGTATCTCCACAGAGCTACGTCTGGTCTGGGCGCAGCCCCCTCGGTCCTGCCTCCAGACAGCAGGCTGGGAGAGGAGAACAAGGGCCATCAGCTGCTCATGAAAATGGGCTGGAGTGGGACTGGGGGGCTTGGAGCAAAGGAGCAGGGCATCCAGGACCCCATCAAGGGGGGAGAACTCCGGGACAAGTGGGACCAGTATAAAGGAGTGGGGGTGTCTCTGGATGACCCTTATGAGAACTACCGCAGGAACAAGAGCTACAACTTTGTAGCTCGCATGAAAGCAAGGGAGGAAGGTAGGAGTGTTCTTTTTTTAAACTGTTGCAATGAAATCCTGATGTAGTGGATAGGTATATTTTTTAGGTGATATGACAAACTAAAATATAACAAGGTCTTCTTTATTTCAGTGAATCGGGAACCACAAGAGCCCCCTCCCACTGAATAATGTGCATCGTAAAGCAAACAAACCTAACCCAGAACATACCTCTTCAGTCAGTTTTTTGTACAGAATAATGTTCTTATAGTATGTTTGAAAAATCCTCACATACCAGAAGGTTTTGAATGTTGCTTTTTTGTGATACTCATTCATGTATTTTCTTATGTTCCAGTTTTGATGACTTGGAAATGGATATAAAGTATTGTTGCTCTTTTGTaagaaaaataaaatacatttgtggAATTCACCCACTGATGTAATGTCAAATGTGAATCAAAATGACCCTCTAAAAAAATCTTTACAGCGTGTGGTTAATGTTTTCATTTGTTTGAATAAATGCACTGTTAGTCTCCGCTTGAACTTAAATGTACACTGTAAATAACAAGACAAAAATGGTCCCTTCAGAATCAAGCATCAAAGATGGTCCATTTAATatcaagatttaaaaaaaaaaacatgattccAGTTCTTCAACTTTTTATTGAACAGCATTACATGTCCTCATTGATCTGAATATAAAAGCGGTACATTCTTTTGAACATGACACTCAGTAAATTATCTTGTCATAAGGATGTCCTGATCTGTAGGTCAGTCTCACATGCATCAACTAATACATTTCATTACAAAAATGATCTGGTATAAAATGTTAATAGTACCATGTAAAGTGTCCATACATTTCCAGCGCTGAGTGCAGTCAAGGCAGCTCCTGGTTGTCAGATATAGTGATACTCTCTCATTTCCTGAAGAACCTCCTCCAAGGCCTCTTCCATGGTCAGCTGGGGAGACTTGTGACAGCGAATGAACTATAACAAAGATCGCACAGGTTGATTGAATCCCACTACAACTAAGGAAAAGTTTAACAAAATCTGAAAATGCCAATCTTTGTCTTGGATTATGACTACAACTGAGAGCCCCTCATAAGAGGATAGGTATCAATGGGGGGGTGTTTGACTATCAATTATACCTTCTGTAAATGTGTAGGAATGAATTTAGGATTGGGCAATAGAGTAGCCTACCTCCTTGGTGTCCTCCAGAGTGGTGTAGGTGTAGTCTGCAGGGCCCAGGGACTGCAGcaaggaggagtggaggtggcGACTGGTCTGGACAAAGTGTTTGGTGAGGGCCAGCTGCTGCCTCAGCATGTCGTTAAGGACAAACACAGCAGGGCTGTATGCACTGAGGGCTTGGGAGGAGGTAGACACAATATAGGTGTGGTCAGTAGGTTGAAGACATGAACCTTTCCTGTAGATAAGAGATTAGGCCTCAGGCATTGTGTTAACGATGGTGACAATGAGGTGGGTGAAACAATGCGTCGACTAGCATGAGTGAGAATTTGTCACTGAACTGTGGCTATAAGGACATACCCTCCACAGCCTCTGCACTGACGGTGTGACTTGCAACAGGGGTTGGATCCACGTAGGCCATCCCCACCGCTGGACCCAGGGCGGCCATACCTACACAGACTGACAGTTATGTAAGGAAAGGTATGACGGACAAGTAGCCATTACTACATTACACTGACTAAAATGGCAATATTGTTTTTGCTGTTACAAATATTACTGCAGTTAGTTAGTGGACAAACCGGAGGACCAGGTGTAGGCCAGTCCGTCTGCTTGGGTCTGCACCGCAGCCTCTCTCACGCCCCTCCTGCTGGGCGAGCGTCTTTTCCACACACTAGACGGCGTGATGGTGTCAGCCACAGAGGGGGAGCGAGATGGTGATCGGGAATAGGAACCCTTGCTGCTTCTGCCAGTAAATGAATCAGCGGTTCTACTGTAGTCTGTGTGGGTGTCGTAACTGTCTCCCTCCGAGACACTGGAGTACTTGTCTTGCCGGGATATGTCCGAGACGATGTAGTTCCTGACCTCCGACATGTCCTTGTCCCCGTATCCCAGGTGCTCAGAGATCTCACTCACCCTActcctgtctgtctcagtcctgaTCTCACTCTCAAAGTCACTCTCATAGTCCTTCCTGGGCTCCTCTGATGGGATCTGCTCCTCACTGGAAACTTCCTCCATAAATGATCTAGCGGCAGGGTCCTTGACCGCTTTGGTTTCTTTCTGGAAAACAAAACCTCATcagaaatgaagaaaaaaaaatcatgCATCTACTTACTAAATATAAAAGAGTGCAAAACATTAAGTATTTTCATAATTAAAACAAAGTAGGGGATCTGTGCTTCAACACTATCAGGCCCTGTACAGAGCGCTGTAGCTCTGCGAGCCTCTTCCTGTGTGGCTGGCTGCCATTATTACCAACCTTATACATTTTTTTGTTCTCAGACACTTCAAGCGTGATAACCGGTGCCAGGTCGTCCAATGACATAATGTTAAGCTTGAATTCTGTAGAGAAAACATGACTTAATAAATCAACAGAATTTTGTAAATTATATTAAAGCGCTCTCGATCACTGTTTAGCCTTCACACTCAAAACAATATAGAAAAACACTACTCATTTCTATATTGCTTTTCACTACAACTCAGACTACAGATATTTAACGCATGACATCTTACCATCAGAGACCCCACTTTTCTCACTGATGGCATCGTCAGAGGGCAGGTCCTCAGGGTAGAGTTCCACCAGGGAGCCCAAGGCCTCAGGGAAGAGCTCCTCCAGGGAGCGCACCTCGCTGAGGGCTGACACTGAGGACCGGGAGCACCTGAGGTGTCTGGCCCGGGGGGAGCCCTGTCTGCCTGGGGCGGGAGTGTTGGGGGGAGAGGGCGATGGAGAGAGGACAACTGAGGCACtgcggatggagagagaagggctaTGCTGTGCCAGGCCTCGGCTGGAGAAGCGATTGGGGGACCCGAGTCGTTGAGGAAAGGGTGGGGAGCGGGACAGTGCTCTGACTGAGGATAGCCAGTCTACCAGTGGGGGTGAGGGTGAAACCTTTTGGCTTCTTTTGACAAAGGACTGTGGAATACAAGCAAAAGGAGAGATGGTGGTTAGTTTGCACATTGCTGGTACTAAATTGCTATTAATACATAATACCACTCTTAGTAAGGCAGTGAGGTACCTTTCTAGTTGTCTGTGAGGACACTCTTGCTTCTTTGTGCAGGCTATCCTCTGACAACTCAAAAGAGCCTCCCAGGAGCTTCCTCATATCCTCCTCATCACTGTCCAGAGTCACACCACGACTGGCCACTGGAGGAGTAGGGGCTTTGAAACCACCCAATGGCATGAGATCCAGATCTGGGCCTTTCTCCTTGGGAACTACAGCAGCTGTAGGTGATGCATTCACTGACTTCTTCAGGAAGCGTTTTCCCTTCATGCTGAGGTCACTGCTGGACTGGTCAGATAGGGTTAGGGGCGTCTCCCTCTCCTGGGGGGCTGGTGGTGTACTCCTATTAGACAGTGCTAGTCCATCTCTGGCTTGTTGCCGGTTTCGGATGCGGTTCTCTATGAGGGCCAGTCGGCTCAGGGCCGCGCTCTGTGAGCTCCTCTGGCATGTGGTCACATATTTGGGCTCGACCGGCTGTGTCTGGGTCCTGCTCTGGGCTGGAGGTTGGCTGGTAGCAGGTGGAGGGGCTTTCTTGATGAACCTGCTCCCCCAACCAGCCCCAACGCTCTCTGGTGGTGAGTCGTCCTCTAAGGATAACGATAGGTCGCTCAGGTCCTGGAGTGGGGTTTGTCTGGCTTGTGAGGTGTTTATCCTATTGGCAATGGTGTCCACATATCCCTGGGGAGAAAATTGCAATAGAAATGCAAAACATTCTGTGAATACTTTGCACTCACCATTCTTGCAGTTCTGGGTAGCTTAGCTAATGAACAACCATTGGGTGTAAGGTATAAAATAAATTAACTTGAACTTACTGGATCTCCATGGGTTTTAACTGTTCCTTTGGCCACATAACGCTCTGGGTTATCCTTCGAGTCAGCAGTGTTTTTGGTAATTCTCCTCTCTGAGAGCTGTGCCTGTGCTCTTTCCAGAGCTGAACTCATGCCACAACGATTCCACATTCTATCTATTAGCTTGTTAGAAACACATTCAAATGAATGTTAGATTAGCTGTTCAACAATTGGATATTTGCAAAACATCTGCGTTGTCATTTTTTATCATATGAAATAGAAAAATAAATGCaggaattcaacaacaaaaaaacaacaaagctATGTTCATCATAAGTAGTTCTAAGCAGTTTAAAAAAACACAGTGACCTACATTTACACGGGGCTGCTAGCAAGAATATATCTGCTTTGCAGTCGTGTACAAAACAAGTAGACGAATGCATACGACATATGCATTTGATTAGATGTGTCCGTTTTCAAATTAAAATTGTAGCAACAACATGATTTGACCATGGATCGATCAGCCACGATCGCTACAATGTATCCAACGTTTCACTGTAAACAGCGTCCCTCGTATCCATGGGACGAATCGCAGTTTACTCACATGACATCAT
This is a stretch of genomic DNA from Oncorhynchus nerka isolate Pitt River linkage group LG25, Oner_Uvic_2.0, whole genome shotgun sequence. It encodes these proteins:
- the lg25h19orf44 gene encoding uncharacterized protein C19orf44 homolog isoform X1 — translated: MWNRCGMSSALERAQAQLSERRITKNTADSKDNPERYVAKGTVKTHGDPGYVDTIANRINTSQARQTPLQDLSDLSLSLEDDSPPESVGAGWGSRFIKKAPPPATSQPPAQSRTQTQPVEPKYVTTCQRSSQSAALSRLALIENRIRNRQQARDGLALSNRSTPPAPQERETPLTLSDQSSSDLSMKGKRFLKKSVNASPTAAVVPKEKGPDLDLMPLGGFKAPTPPVASRGVTLDSDEEDMRKLLGGSFELSEDSLHKEARVSSQTTRKSFVKRSQKVSPSPPLVDWLSSVRALSRSPPFPQRLGSPNRFSSRGLAQHSPSLSIRSASVVLSPSPSPPNTPAPGRQGSPRARHLRCSRSSVSALSEVRSLEELFPEALGSLVELYPEDLPSDDAISEKSGVSDEFKLNIMSLDDLAPVITLEVSENKKMYKKETKAVKDPAARSFMEEVSSEEQIPSEEPRKDYESDFESEIRTETDRSRVSEISEHLGYGDKDMSEVRNYIVSDISRQDKYSSVSEGDSYDTHTDYSRTADSFTGRSSKGSYSRSPSRSPSVADTITPSSVWKRRSPSRRGVREAAVQTQADGLAYTWSSVCVGMAALGPAVGMAYVDPTPVASHTVSAEAVEALSAYSPAVFVLNDMLRQQLALTKHFVQTSRHLHSSLLQSLGPADYTYTTLEDTKEFIRCHKSPQLTMEEALEEVLQEMREYHYI
- the lg25h19orf44 gene encoding uncharacterized protein C19orf44 homolog isoform X2; the protein is MWNRCGMSSALERAQAQLSERRITKNTADSKDNPERYVAKGTVKTHGDPGYVDTIANRINTSQARQTPLQDLSDLSLSLEDDSPPESVGAGWGSRFIKKAPPPATSQPPAQSRTQTQPVEPKYVTTCQRSSQSAALSRLALIENRIRNRQQARDGLALSNRSTPPAPQERETPLTLSDQSSSDLSMKGKRFLKKSVNASPTAAVVPKEKGPDLDLMPLGGFKAPTPPVASRGVTLDSDEEDMRKLLGGSFELSEDSLHKEARVSSQTTRKSFVKRSQKVSPSPPLVDWLSSVRALSRSPPFPQRLGSPNRFSSRGLAQHSPSLSIRSASVVLSPSPSPPNTPAPGRQGSPRARHLRCSRSSVSALSEVRSLEELFPEALGSLVELYPEDLPSDDAISEKSGVSDEFKLNIMSLDDLAPVITLEVSENKKMYKKETKAVKDPAARSFMEEVSSEEQIPSEEPRKDYESDFESEIRTETDRSRVSEISEHLGYGDKDMSEVRNYIVSDISRQDKYSSVSEGDSYDTHTDYSRTADSFTGRSSKGSYSRSPSRSPSVADTITPSSVWKRRSPSRRGVREAAVQTQADGLAYTWSSGMAALGPAVGMAYVDPTPVASHTVSAEAVEALSAYSPAVFVLNDMLRQQLALTKHFVQTSRHLHSSLLQSLGPADYTYTTLEDTKEFIRCHKSPQLTMEEALEEVLQEMREYHYI
- the lg25h19orf44 gene encoding uncharacterized protein C19orf44 homolog isoform X3, with amino-acid sequence MWNRCGMSSALERAQAQLSERRITKNTADSKDNPERYVAKGTVKTHGDPGYVDTIANRINTSQARQTPLQDLSDLSLSLEDDSPPESVGAGWGSRFIKKAPPPATSQPPAQSRTQTQPVEPKYVTTCQRSSQSAALSRLALIENRIRNRQQARDGLALSNRSTPPAPQERETPLTLSDQSSSDLSMKGKRFLKKSVNASPTAAVVPKEKGPDLDLMPLGGFKAPTPPVASRGVTLDSDEEDMRKLLGGSFELSEDSLHKEARVSSQTTRKSFVKRSQKVSPSPPLVDWLSSVRALSRSPPFPQRLGSPNRFSSRGLAQHSPSLSIRSASVVLSPSPSPPNTPAPGRQGSPRARHLRCSRSSVSALSEVRSLEELFPEALGSLVELYPEDLPSDDAISEKSGVSDEFKLNIMSLDDLAPVITLEVSENKKMYKKETKAVKDPAARSFMEEVSSEEQIPSEEPRKDYESDFESEIRTETDRSRVSEISEHLGYGDKDMSEVRNYIVSDISRQDKYSSVSEGDSYDTHTDYSRTADSFTGRSSKGSYSRSPSRSPSVADTITPSSVWKRRSPSRRGVREAAVQTQADGLAYTWSSVCVGMAALGPAVGMAYVDPTPVASHTVSAEAVEGKVHVFNLLTTPILCLPPPKPSVHTALLCLSLTTC